The Sagittula sp. P11 genome window below encodes:
- a CDS encoding DMT family transporter, with product MTEQNTRLGILLMVATTFVFAMQDGLSRHLATEYNVMMVVMLRYWFFAAFVIAVAARQPGGLRRATRSGHPLVQCFRGALLVVEINVMVLAFVFLGLVESHAVFACYPLLVAALSGPVLGEKVGWRRWAAIGVGFVGVIVILQPSGGVFSPYAAIPLLAALMFSLYALLTRYVARTDTAATSFFYTGTAGAIVATAIGLWFWEPMTAPDWGWMGLLCLTGALGHWFMIRAYEVAEASAVQPFAYLQLVFASTLGLIAFNETLRTNVVIGAAMIVAAGLFTLWRARVKG from the coding sequence TGCAGGACGGGCTCTCGCGGCACCTCGCGACGGAATACAACGTCATGATGGTGGTGATGCTGCGCTACTGGTTCTTCGCGGCCTTCGTCATCGCCGTGGCCGCGCGCCAGCCCGGCGGCCTGCGCCGCGCCACCCGCAGCGGCCACCCGCTGGTGCAATGCTTCCGCGGCGCGCTGCTGGTGGTCGAGATCAACGTGATGGTGCTGGCCTTCGTCTTCCTCGGCCTCGTGGAAAGCCACGCCGTCTTTGCCTGTTACCCGCTTCTGGTTGCGGCGCTCTCCGGCCCGGTGCTGGGCGAAAAGGTCGGCTGGCGGCGGTGGGCGGCCATCGGCGTGGGCTTCGTCGGCGTGATCGTGATCCTTCAGCCCTCGGGCGGGGTGTTCTCCCCCTACGCCGCGATCCCGCTGCTGGCGGCGCTGATGTTCAGCCTTTACGCGCTGCTCACCCGCTATGTCGCGCGGACCGATACGGCGGCGACCTCGTTCTTCTACACCGGCACGGCGGGCGCCATCGTGGCCACCGCGATCGGCCTGTGGTTCTGGGAGCCGATGACCGCCCCCGACTGGGGCTGGATGGGGCTCCTGTGCCTGACCGGCGCGCTGGGGCACTGGTTCATGATCCGCGCCTACGAGGTGGCCGAGGCCAGCGCCGTCCAGCCCTTCGCCTACCTGCAACTGGTCTTCGCCAGCACGCTCGGGCTGATCGCCTTCAACGAAACGCTGCGCACCAACGTGGTGATCGGCGCGGCGATGATCGTCGCCGCCGGGCTCTTCACCCTCTGGCGCGCCCGCGTCAAAGGCTGA
- a CDS encoding lytic transglycosylase domain-containing protein, with translation MSRLLAVLLLICTSMAAAAQESGQALAKAMQSMRTGNWAAAQIEARGDGQIAVDVILWHALRSGRGDSEEVMDFIARNPDWPGMDYLREKSEPIMADEATNAQIQHFFSDHQPQSGAGALALARVHMTEGDEGLAQADIVLAWRTLSLTSDERRAFMATWGEILKPHHIARLDMALWNGWSQNATAMLPFADDGWRALAEARMGLRAAVGNVDSLISRVPEELADNAGLAYERFLWRVRKGRRDEAIELLKERSTSLAGLGEPWAWANERVDLARMRMRAGAYDEAYEIASRHYLVEGSEFAELEWLSGYLAMQFLGRADLAVQHFRNFREAVWTPISVGRAGYWLGRALEATGDAEGAQAAYTEGAAFQTSFYGLLAAERGGIPVNPLLSGEEDFPDWREAGFAKSTVFQAGILLLAAGEIDLGERFLTHLAESQDRTGMGQMGDMLAEMKRPHIQVMLGKRAAQFGIELAGPYYALHPEVVGTEYPVPKELVLAIARRESEFDPGVISGAGARGFMQLMPGTAREVAAKVGETYDAARLLSDPAYNATLGSTYLAGLADTFDGNVVMMAAGYNAGPSRPLRWMAEFGDPRNGAVDVVDWIEMIPFDETRNYVMRVAESLPVYRARLGKEPLPVPFSEELVGASMLARSVVAD, from the coding sequence ATGTCGCGCCTTCTAGCCGTTTTGCTGTTGATATGCACCAGCATGGCCGCCGCCGCGCAGGAGAGCGGGCAGGCGCTGGCCAAGGCCATGCAGTCGATGCGCACCGGAAACTGGGCCGCCGCCCAGATCGAGGCGCGTGGCGACGGCCAGATCGCGGTCGATGTCATCCTGTGGCACGCGCTGCGGTCGGGGCGGGGGGATTCGGAAGAGGTCATGGACTTCATCGCCCGCAACCCCGACTGGCCGGGCATGGACTACCTGCGCGAGAAGTCGGAGCCGATCATGGCCGACGAGGCGACGAATGCGCAGATCCAGCACTTCTTCTCGGATCACCAGCCGCAGTCCGGCGCGGGCGCACTGGCGCTGGCGCGGGTGCACATGACCGAAGGCGACGAGGGGTTGGCGCAGGCGGACATCGTGCTGGCCTGGCGGACGCTGTCGCTGACCAGCGACGAGCGCCGCGCCTTCATGGCGACCTGGGGCGAGATCCTGAAGCCGCACCACATCGCGCGTCTGGACATGGCGCTGTGGAACGGCTGGAGCCAGAACGCCACCGCCATGCTGCCTTTCGCCGACGATGGCTGGCGCGCGCTGGCCGAGGCGCGCATGGGCCTGCGCGCGGCGGTCGGCAACGTCGATTCGCTGATCTCCCGCGTGCCTGAGGAACTGGCGGACAACGCCGGGCTGGCCTACGAGCGGTTCCTGTGGCGGGTGCGCAAGGGGCGCCGCGACGAGGCGATCGAGCTGCTGAAGGAGCGGTCCACCTCGCTGGCAGGGCTGGGCGAGCCCTGGGCCTGGGCGAACGAGCGGGTGGACCTCGCGCGGATGCGGATGCGGGCGGGCGCCTATGACGAGGCCTACGAGATCGCGTCGCGGCATTACCTTGTCGAAGGCTCCGAGTTCGCGGAGCTGGAGTGGCTGTCGGGTTACCTCGCCATGCAGTTCCTTGGCCGCGCGGACCTGGCCGTGCAGCACTTCCGCAACTTCCGGGAGGCGGTGTGGACCCCTATCTCCGTCGGCCGGGCGGGCTACTGGCTGGGCCGGGCGCTGGAGGCCACGGGCGATGCGGAGGGCGCGCAGGCGGCCTACACCGAAGGCGCGGCGTTCCAGACGTCCTTCTACGGGCTGCTCGCGGCGGAACGGGGCGGCATCCCTGTGAACCCGCTCTTGTCCGGCGAGGAGGATTTCCCGGACTGGCGCGAGGCCGGGTTTGCCAAGTCGACGGTCTTTCAGGCGGGGATCCTGCTGCTGGCGGCGGGGGAGATCGACCTGGGCGAACGCTTCCTGACGCATCTTGCAGAAAGCCAGGACCGCACGGGCATGGGCCAGATGGGCGACATGCTGGCCGAGATGAAGCGCCCGCACATCCAGGTGATGCTGGGCAAGCGCGCGGCGCAGTTCGGGATTGAGCTGGCGGGGCCGTATTACGCGCTGCACCCGGAAGTGGTGGGCACGGAATACCCGGTGCCGAAGGAGCTGGTGCTGGCCATCGCGCGGCGCGAGTCGGAGTTCGATCCCGGCGTGATCTCGGGCGCAGGCGCGCGCGGCTTCATGCAGCTGATGCCCGGCACCGCCCGCGAGGTTGCCGCCAAGGTGGGCGAAACCTACGATGCGGCGCGGTTGCTGTCCGATCCGGCGTACAACGCGACGCTGGGATCGACCTACCTGGCCGGGCTGGCGGACACCTTCGACGGCAACGTGGTGATGATGGCCGCGGGCTACAACGCCGGGCCGTCGCGTCCGCTGCGTTGGATGGCGGAGTTTGGCGACCCGCGGAACGGCGCGGTGGACGTGGTCGACTGGATCGAGATGATCCCCTTCGACGAAACCCGCAACTACGTGATGCGGGTGGCGGAAAGCCTGCCGGTCTATCGCGCGCGGCTGGGCAAGGAGCCCCTGCCGGTGCCGTTTTCCGAGGAATTGGTCGGCGCGTCGATGCTGGCGCGGTCGGTGGTGGCAGACTGA
- the dapA gene encoding 4-hydroxy-tetrahydrodipicolinate synthase, which yields MFKGSMPALVTPFKDGAVDFDTLKQLVDWHVDQGSHGLVPVGTTGESPTLTHDEHEEVIRCVVEAAAGRIPVIAGAGSNNTDEAVRFMVYAQTVGADGALVVTPYYNKPTQAGMIAHFKAVHDAADLPIIIYNIPGRSAVDMSPETMGELAKLPRIVGVKDATGDLARVCKQRITCGKDFIQLSGEDGTAHGFNAQGGVGMISVTANVAPALCAQMQEACLAGDYAAALDLQDRLMPLHQAIFLEPGLCGAKYAMSRVGLCAEDMRLPLLPVTEPVRERIDAGLRHAGLLN from the coding sequence ATGTTCAAGGGATCGATGCCTGCCCTGGTCACGCCGTTCAAGGACGGCGCGGTGGATTTCGACACGCTCAAACAGCTTGTCGACTGGCACGTCGACCAGGGGAGCCACGGGCTGGTGCCCGTCGGCACGACCGGCGAAAGCCCGACGCTGACCCATGACGAGCACGAAGAGGTCATCCGCTGCGTGGTCGAGGCCGCCGCAGGACGCATTCCGGTCATCGCCGGGGCCGGGTCGAACAACACTGACGAGGCCGTGCGCTTCATGGTCTACGCGCAGACCGTCGGCGCCGATGGGGCGCTGGTGGTGACGCCCTACTACAACAAGCCGACGCAGGCCGGGATGATTGCGCACTTCAAGGCGGTGCACGATGCCGCCGACCTGCCGATCATCATCTACAACATCCCCGGCCGCTCGGCCGTGGACATGAGCCCGGAAACCATGGGCGAACTGGCCAAGCTGCCGCGCATCGTCGGCGTCAAGGACGCCACCGGCGACCTCGCGCGCGTCTGCAAGCAGCGCATCACCTGCGGCAAGGACTTCATCCAGCTCTCGGGCGAGGATGGCACCGCGCACGGCTTCAACGCCCAGGGGGGTGTCGGCATGATCTCCGTCACCGCCAACGTGGCGCCCGCCCTCTGCGCGCAGATGCAGGAGGCCTGCCTCGCCGGTGACTACGCCGCGGCGCTCGACCTGCAGGACCGGCTCATGCCGCTGCACCAGGCGATCTTCCTCGAGCCGGGGCTCTGCGGCGCGAAATACGCCATGTCGCGGGTCGGCCTCTGCGCCGAGGACATGCGCCTGCCGCTCCTGCCGGTCACCGAGCCGGTGCGCGAGCGGATCGATGCGGGCCTGCGCCACGCCGGGCTGCTGAACTGA